Proteins from a genomic interval of Acidobacteriota bacterium:
- a CDS encoding type II/IV secretion system protein, translated as MANGPNGRANGAGEARNGANGASLVNPAVPDLAANLANGLAANVANEEQRSRELAQRYRCEFIHLRDYKIDPELFRSIPVDLMFRYNFVPLQIANDALEIAMADPSRLMLIDEVSLLLDRRLVVRVTTLTEINDYLKKTQQSQRVLEEATEAFSLSVVDDDENGDEKLSIDRLTKDSETSPVIRLIDTVLFTALERRASDVHIETGDTEVIVKYRIDGVLQRAMQPISKEYHSPLISRIKVMSELDIAERRVPQDGRFRVRYKGRYIDFRVSIMPAIHGEDAVLRILDKESMSEQFHNLTLDVVGFPERDLQKFRRYIMEPYGMVLVTGPTGSGKTTTLYAALNEIRTDEDKIITIEDPVEYQLKGITQIPVNEKKGLTFARGLRSILRHDPDKIMVGEIRDNETAQIAIQSALTGHLVFTTVHANNVVDVLGRFLNMGVEPYNFVASLNCILAQRLVRVICPNCRKQVRYSDQMLEESGLNPKAEGDTVFYEGQGCIDCDGTGYRGRTAISELLDMTDRIRDMIVAKRPTSEIRRAAREEGLRSLRDAAVLRARHGMTTLKEINKVTFIDQT; from the coding sequence ATGGCCAATGGGCCCAATGGACGCGCCAATGGAGCGGGAGAAGCGAGGAACGGGGCCAATGGCGCTTCGCTCGTGAACCCCGCCGTGCCTGACCTTGCCGCCAATTTGGCGAATGGTTTGGCCGCCAACGTGGCCAATGAAGAGCAGCGCAGCCGCGAGCTGGCTCAGCGCTACCGTTGCGAGTTCATCCATCTGCGCGATTACAAGATCGACCCGGAACTGTTCCGCTCCATCCCCGTTGATCTGATGTTCCGCTACAACTTCGTCCCGTTGCAAATTGCGAATGACGCGCTGGAGATCGCCATGGCCGATCCCAGCCGCCTCATGCTGATCGACGAAGTATCGCTACTGCTCGACCGCCGTCTGGTGGTGCGTGTTACCACGCTGACTGAGATCAACGACTATCTCAAGAAAACCCAGCAGTCGCAGCGCGTGCTGGAAGAGGCCACCGAGGCCTTTTCCTTAAGCGTGGTGGACGACGACGAGAACGGCGATGAAAAACTTTCCATCGACCGGCTCACCAAGGACAGCGAAACCAGCCCGGTCATCCGCCTCATTGACACCGTGCTGTTCACCGCGCTGGAGCGCCGCGCCAGCGACGTGCACATCGAGACCGGCGACACGGAAGTGATCGTGAAATACCGCATCGACGGCGTGCTGCAACGCGCGATGCAGCCCATTAGCAAGGAATATCACTCGCCGCTCATCTCGCGCATCAAGGTGATGAGCGAGCTGGACATCGCCGAGCGCCGCGTTCCCCAGGACGGCCGCTTCCGCGTGCGCTACAAGGGCCGCTACATCGACTTTCGCGTCTCCATCATGCCCGCCATCCACGGCGAGGACGCCGTGCTCCGCATTCTCGACAAGGAGTCGATGAGCGAGCAGTTTCACAATCTCACGCTGGACGTGGTGGGCTTCCCCGAGCGTGATCTCCAGAAATTCCGCCGCTACATCATGGAACCTTACGGCATGGTGCTGGTAACCGGCCCGACGGGGAGCGGCAAGACCACCACGCTCTACGCCGCGCTGAACGAAATTCGCACGGATGAAGACAAGATCATCACCATCGAGGACCCGGTTGAATATCAGCTCAAGGGCATCACCCAGATTCCCGTCAACGAGAAAAAGGGGCTGACCTTCGCGCGCGGACTGCGCTCCATTCTGCGCCACGATCCGGACAAGATCATGGTGGGCGAAATCCGCGACAACGAGACGGCGCAGATCGCCATTCAGTCCGCGCTCACCGGCCATCTGGTGTTCACCACCGTCCACGCCAATAACGTGGTGGATGTGCTGGGCCGCTTCCTGAACATGGGCGTGGAGCCATATAATTTCGTGGCCTCGTTGAATTGTATTCTGGCGCAGCGGCTGGTGCGCGTGATCTGCCCCAACTGCCGCAAGCAGGTGCGTTACTCGGATCAGATGCTCGAAGAGTCCGGCCTGAATCCCAAGGCCGAGGGCGATACTGTTTTCTACGAAGGCCAGGGCTGCATCGATTGCGACGGCACAGGGTACCGCGGCCGTACGGCGATCTCCGAATTGCTGGACATGACCGACCGCATCCGCGACATGATCGTCGCCAAGCGGCCCACGTCCGAGATTCGCCGCGCCGCCCGCGAGGAAGGCCTGCGCTCGTTGCGCGATGCCGCTGTGCTGAGGGCCAGGCACGGCATGACCACGTTGAAAGAGATTAACAAAGTTACGTTCATCGACCAGACGTAA